A region of Pseudomonas sp. Marseille-Q3773 DNA encodes the following proteins:
- a CDS encoding GntR family transcriptional regulator: protein MAQKIKLSNVLASEQLLPHQARGVIEERLRSAILDGRLPAGTAVRQQELATLFGVSRMPVREALRQLEAQSLLKVEMHKGAVVAPLIGEDAVDTYALRVLLETEALRQSIPLLDASDIASARGYIQQLENETRHAEIGRLNRLFHMSLYNKAPNKKLLRLIEDELNEEERFLRFHLSNMGLGKLTQDDHNALVNAASDKLVDEAIAVLERHLNTAARVIRNYVDTQLGR from the coding sequence GTGGCCCAGAAAATCAAATTGAGCAATGTGCTGGCCAGCGAGCAGCTGTTGCCGCACCAGGCCCGTGGCGTGATTGAAGAACGCCTGCGCAGTGCCATTCTTGATGGCCGTTTGCCCGCAGGTACTGCCGTGCGACAACAAGAGCTCGCGACCTTGTTCGGCGTCAGTCGCATGCCGGTGCGCGAGGCCCTGCGCCAGCTCGAAGCTCAGTCATTGTTGAAAGTCGAGATGCACAAGGGCGCAGTGGTTGCGCCGTTGATTGGGGAGGACGCCGTGGATACCTATGCCCTGCGCGTCCTGCTTGAAACCGAGGCGCTGCGTCAATCCATCCCGTTACTCGATGCCAGCGACATTGCCAGCGCCCGCGGGTATATCCAGCAACTGGAGAACGAAACCCGGCATGCCGAAATCGGCCGTCTCAACCGCCTTTTCCACATGTCGTTGTACAACAAGGCACCTAACAAGAAATTGCTGCGTCTGATCGAAGACGAATTGAACGAAGAAGAACGCTTCCTGCGGTTCCATCTTTCTAACATGGGCTTGGGCAAGCTTACCCAGGACGATCACAACGCACTGGTGAATGCCGCCAGCGACAAGCTGGTAGATGAAGCGATAGCGGTACTGGAAAGGCACCTCAATACCGCAGCGCGGGTAATCCGCAATTACGTGGATACCCAGTTGGGGCGTTAA
- a CDS encoding EAL domain-containing protein yields MSLFKQLLLAICLFLVVAFSGSFMVSLESSRSQYVNQLRSHAQDAATALALSLTPNIDDPAMVELMVSSIFDSGYYASIKVIDLGSNAVLVERHAEPDPGGVPRWFIRLIGLEAAGGDAIVSRGWQQAARVEVISHPMFAVAKLWQSALGSLGWLLLCGAASAVLGALLLRRQLRPLDYMVEQSHAIARREFLSLPELPRTPELRRVVQAMNQMVEKLKALFTEQAERSERLRAESYQDSLTGLSNRRYFEMQLNTRVSNLEEARAGYLLLLRVQGLAGLNARLGGQRTDQLLQAVGEQLRRTCASYPETNDLISRSRGGEFAVLAPGMVHEEAVHLAQALEATLHSLHETGASDIDPVACIGLAPYSPGDSPQALLKLADEALARAENQPTPGWVCLEQGVAAVAADSQHAWHERLDQAFIGGRFELFFQPVVDCGTGQRVLHHKVISRLQDGQGEALPAGRFLPWLERFGWMPRLDVLVLEKVLAHLRGHDQVLALNLSAATLADPKALQRVFELLSQHTVLGPRLIFEIGEEQLPEQSALEQLTRRLHALGFGLALQRFGGRFSMIGNLAHLGLAYLKIDGSYIRNIDHEQHKRLFIEAIQRAAHSIDLPLIAERVETEGERLVLREMGVGGIQGQLVGEPAPWR; encoded by the coding sequence ATGTCACTGTTCAAACAATTGCTGTTGGCCATTTGCCTGTTCCTGGTGGTCGCCTTCAGTGGCAGTTTCATGGTCAGCCTGGAAAGTTCGCGCAGCCAGTACGTCAACCAGTTGCGCTCGCACGCCCAGGACGCGGCGACGGCGCTGGCGCTGTCGCTGACGCCGAATATCGACGACCCGGCGATGGTGGAACTGATGGTCAGTTCAATCTTCGACAGCGGTTACTACGCAAGCATCAAGGTCATCGACCTGGGCTCCAATGCGGTACTGGTGGAACGCCATGCCGAACCGGACCCTGGCGGTGTGCCACGCTGGTTCATACGCCTGATCGGCCTGGAAGCCGCCGGTGGCGATGCCATCGTCAGCCGCGGTTGGCAGCAGGCCGCGCGTGTTGAAGTGATCAGCCACCCGATGTTCGCCGTTGCCAAGCTCTGGCAAAGTGCCCTGGGCAGCCTGGGCTGGTTGCTGCTGTGTGGCGCGGCCAGTGCGGTGCTCGGCGCCTTGCTGCTGCGCCGCCAGTTGCGCCCGCTGGATTATATGGTCGAGCAGTCCCACGCTATTGCCCGCCGCGAATTCCTCAGCCTGCCAGAGTTGCCGCGTACGCCCGAGCTGCGCCGCGTGGTGCAGGCGATGAACCAGATGGTCGAAAAGCTCAAGGCCCTGTTTACCGAACAGGCCGAGCGCAGTGAGCGGCTGCGTGCCGAGTCCTATCAGGACAGCCTGACCGGGTTGTCCAACCGGCGTTATTTCGAGATGCAGCTGAACACCCGTGTAAGCAACCTGGAAGAAGCGCGCGCTGGCTACCTGCTGTTGCTGCGGGTACAGGGGCTGGCAGGGTTGAACGCCCGCCTTGGTGGTCAGCGTACCGACCAGTTGCTGCAGGCCGTGGGCGAGCAGTTGCGCCGCACCTGCGCCAGTTACCCGGAAACCAACGACCTGATTTCCCGCAGCCGGGGTGGGGAGTTTGCCGTACTCGCCCCAGGCATGGTGCATGAAGAGGCGGTGCATCTTGCCCAGGCCCTGGAAGCGACTTTGCACAGCCTGCATGAGACAGGCGCCAGTGACATCGACCCGGTTGCCTGCATCGGCCTGGCACCCTACAGCCCAGGGGACTCACCGCAGGCGCTGCTCAAGCTTGCCGACGAGGCCTTGGCCCGCGCCGAGAACCAGCCGACGCCGGGTTGGGTCTGCCTCGAACAGGGTGTGGCAGCCGTCGCGGCCGACAGCCAGCATGCCTGGCACGAGCGGCTCGACCAGGCGTTCATCGGCGGGCGTTTCGAGCTGTTCTTCCAGCCCGTGGTGGATTGCGGCACTGGGCAACGGGTTTTGCACCACAAGGTGATTTCACGCTTGCAGGACGGCCAGGGCGAGGCGCTGCCGGCAGGCCGCTTCCTGCCCTGGCTGGAACGCTTCGGCTGGATGCCACGACTGGATGTGCTGGTGCTGGAGAAAGTGCTCGCACACCTGCGCGGGCATGACCAGGTGCTGGCGCTGAACCTGTCCGCAGCGACCCTGGCCGACCCCAAGGCCTTGCAGCGTGTCTTCGAATTGCTGAGCCAGCATACAGTGCTGGGGCCGCGGCTGATTTTCGAGATCGGCGAAGAGCAACTGCCCGAGCAGTCAGCTCTGGAACAGCTGACCCGACGTCTGCACGCGCTTGGCTTCGGTCTGGCGCTGCAACGCTTTGGCGGGCGCTTCAGCATGATCGGTAACCTGGCGCACCTGGGCCTGGCGTACCTGAAGATTGACGGCAGTTACATCCGCAACATCGACCATGAGCAGCACAAGCGGCTGTTCATCGAGGCGATCCAGCGCGCGGCACACAGCATTGACCTGCCGCTGATTGCCGAGCGGGTCGAGACGGAAGGGGAGCGGTTGGTGTTGCGCGAGATGGGCGTGGGCGGAATCCAGGGGCAGTTGGTCGGCGAGCCTGCGCCGTGGCGCTGA
- a CDS encoding HlyD family type I secretion periplasmic adaptor subunit produces the protein MGQFKDGLRRYFKGSDSLGGQPLPEVNKALIEDAPRVVRLTIWGVILFFVFLIVWASVAPIDEVTRGEGKAIPSSKVQKIQNLEGGIVAEIFAKEGQIVEVGQPLLRLDETRFASNVGETEADRLSMALRVERLSAEVEDRPLKIDEALRKAAPSQAASEESLYQSRRQQLQDEIGGLQQQLVQRQQELREYSSKRAQYANSLELLRKEISMSEPLVATGAISQVEVLRLRRAEVENRGQLDSTALAIPRAEAAIREVQSKIEETRGRFRSEALTQLNEARTELNKATATSKALDDRVNRTMVTSPVRGIVKQLLVNTIGGVIQPGSDILEVVPLDDTLVIEAKILPKDIAFLHPGQEATVKFTAYDYTIYGGLKAKLEQIGADTITDEDKKTTYYLIKLRTDRSHLGTDEKPLLIIPGMVATVDIMTGKKTIMSYLLKPIMKARSEALRER, from the coding sequence ATGGGGCAATTCAAGGATGGCCTGCGCCGCTATTTCAAAGGCTCCGACTCACTGGGCGGCCAGCCGCTGCCCGAGGTCAACAAGGCACTGATCGAGGATGCACCGCGGGTCGTGCGGCTGACCATCTGGGGCGTGATACTGTTCTTCGTATTTCTTATCGTATGGGCCAGCGTCGCCCCCATCGATGAAGTCACGCGGGGCGAAGGCAAGGCCATTCCATCATCCAAGGTACAGAAAATCCAGAACCTGGAAGGCGGCATTGTCGCCGAGATTTTCGCCAAGGAAGGGCAGATCGTCGAAGTGGGCCAGCCGTTGTTGCGCCTCGATGAGACCCGCTTCGCCTCCAACGTTGGGGAGACCGAGGCCGACCGCCTGTCCATGGCCCTGCGGGTTGAGCGCCTGAGTGCCGAAGTAGAAGACCGCCCGCTGAAGATCGACGAAGCGCTGCGCAAGGCCGCACCAAGCCAGGCCGCCAGTGAAGAGTCGCTGTACCAGAGCCGGCGCCAGCAACTGCAGGATGAGATCGGCGGCCTGCAACAACAGCTGGTACAGCGCCAGCAGGAGCTGCGTGAATACAGTTCCAAACGCGCCCAGTACGCCAACAGCCTGGAGCTGCTGCGCAAGGAAATCAGCATGTCCGAGCCGTTGGTGGCTACCGGTGCGATCTCTCAGGTCGAAGTGCTGCGCCTGCGTCGTGCCGAAGTGGAGAACCGTGGCCAGCTGGATTCCACCGCGCTGGCCATCCCGCGGGCGGAAGCGGCAATTCGCGAGGTGCAAAGCAAGATTGAAGAAACCCGCGGAAGATTCCGCAGCGAAGCGCTGACCCAGCTGAACGAAGCACGTACCGAGTTGAACAAGGCCACTGCGACCAGCAAGGCCCTGGACGATCGGGTCAACCGCACCATGGTCACGTCGCCAGTGCGCGGCATCGTCAAACAGCTGCTGGTCAACACCATTGGCGGGGTCATCCAGCCTGGCAGCGATATCCTCGAGGTGGTGCCACTGGACGATACGCTGGTCATCGAGGCGAAAATCCTGCCCAAGGACATCGCCTTCCTGCACCCGGGACAGGAGGCGACGGTCAAGTTCACGGCCTATGACTACACCATCTACGGTGGGCTCAAGGCCAAACTCGAGCAGATTGGCGCCGATACCATCACCGATGAAGACAAGAAGACCACCTACTACCTGATCAAGCTGCGTACGGACCGCAGCCACCTGGGGACTGACGAGAAACCGTTGCTGATCATTCCGGGGATGGTGGCGACGGTGGACATCATGACCGGCAAGAAGACCATCATGAGCTACCTGCTCAAGCCGATCATGAAGGCGCGTTCAGAGGCGCTGCGCGAGCGTTGA
- a CDS encoding type I secretion system permease/ATPase, whose protein sequence is MESEVSRVQLSHDPRSQHDDPLLDSLLSLCVLHQKPASRVMLTTGLPLPAQRLSPELLPRAAARAGLQGRLLQRKLEQIPAIAMPAMLLLKEGRSAVLLGWENEDTARLLLSESDGGEVHVSREALQSDYSGRVFFAQPQHKFDVNHGNLIPRAKSWFRDTLLRSKWLYIDAIAASLVINLIALAAPLFVMNVYDRVVPNQATSTLWVLAIGIAGAYIFDLILKGLRGLCLDLAGKKTDLIISATLFERIVGMSMKYRPARVGSFAQNIHEFQGLRDFLASLTLTSLIDLPFTVLILVVIAVIGGHLVWIPIIAFPLALGIGYALQRPLMATMERTMALASERQSSLIETLAGLDAVKVNNAESERQYLWEQTLGTLSRLELRVKLLSSLAMNITLLIQQLAGVAMICVGVYLIIDGNLSMGGLVACYMLSGRALGPLGQLNGLLARYQQAKVTMVSTDHMMELPQERNFEERPLSRKVLQGSVEFRGVDFTYPNQQNQALKSINLTIRPGEKVGIIGRSGSGKSSLAKLIVGLYEADGGSLLVDGVDIRQIDVSELRHNIGYVPQDIQLLAGTLRDNLVSGARYIEDELILQAAELAGVHEFARLHPDGYELQVGERGQNLSGGQRQNVALARALLLNPQILLLDEPTSAMDNTGEERLKQRLQAVVEGKTVLLVTHRASLLSLVDRLIVIDRGQIVADGPKAAVMDALKKGQISVA, encoded by the coding sequence GTGGAATCCGAAGTCAGTCGAGTCCAACTCAGCCACGATCCACGCAGTCAGCATGACGATCCCCTGCTGGATAGTCTGCTGAGCCTGTGTGTCCTGCATCAAAAGCCTGCCAGCCGGGTCATGCTGACCACCGGCCTGCCGCTGCCAGCCCAGCGCCTGAGCCCCGAGCTGCTGCCTCGTGCTGCCGCCAGAGCCGGGCTGCAGGGGCGCCTGTTGCAGCGTAAGCTGGAGCAGATCCCGGCCATCGCCATGCCGGCCATGTTGTTGCTCAAGGAAGGCCGCAGTGCCGTCCTGCTGGGCTGGGAAAACGAAGACACTGCTCGTCTGCTGCTCAGCGAGAGCGACGGTGGCGAGGTCCATGTCAGCCGCGAAGCCTTGCAGAGCGATTACAGTGGCCGGGTGTTCTTCGCCCAGCCGCAGCACAAGTTCGACGTCAACCACGGCAACCTCATCCCGCGAGCAAAATCATGGTTCCGTGACACCTTGCTGCGCAGCAAGTGGCTATACATCGATGCGATCGCCGCCAGCCTGGTGATCAACCTGATTGCCCTGGCCGCCCCCTTGTTCGTGATGAACGTGTATGACCGGGTAGTGCCCAACCAGGCCACTTCGACCCTCTGGGTACTGGCCATCGGTATCGCCGGCGCCTATATCTTCGACCTTATCCTGAAGGGCCTGCGTGGCTTGTGCCTGGACCTGGCGGGGAAAAAGACCGACCTGATCATCTCGGCAACCCTGTTCGAACGTATCGTCGGCATGTCGATGAAGTACCGCCCGGCCAGGGTCGGCAGCTTTGCCCAGAACATTCACGAGTTCCAGGGCCTGCGCGACTTTCTCGCCTCGCTGACCCTTACCAGCCTGATCGACCTGCCGTTCACCGTCCTCATCCTGGTGGTCATCGCCGTCATTGGCGGGCACCTGGTATGGATCCCGATCATCGCCTTCCCACTGGCCCTGGGTATCGGTTATGCCCTGCAGCGGCCACTGATGGCGACCATGGAGCGGACCATGGCCCTGGCCTCGGAGCGCCAGTCCAGCCTGATCGAGACGCTGGCCGGCCTGGATGCGGTCAAGGTCAACAATGCCGAAAGTGAACGCCAGTACCTGTGGGAGCAGACCTTGGGTACCCTCAGCCGCCTGGAACTGCGAGTGAAGTTACTGTCGAGCCTGGCGATGAACATCACCCTGCTGATCCAGCAACTGGCAGGGGTGGCGATGATCTGCGTCGGCGTTTACCTGATCATCGACGGCAACCTCAGCATGGGCGGCCTGGTTGCCTGCTACATGCTCAGCGGCCGTGCCCTCGGCCCGCTGGGCCAGCTCAACGGCTTGCTCGCCCGCTACCAGCAGGCCAAGGTGACCATGGTTTCCACCGACCACATGATGGAGCTGCCGCAAGAGCGCAACTTCGAAGAGCGCCCGCTGAGCCGCAAGGTGCTGCAGGGCAGCGTCGAGTTCCGCGGGGTCGACTTCACCTATCCGAACCAGCAGAACCAGGCCCTGAAGAGCATCAACCTGACCATCCGCCCCGGCGAGAAGGTGGGCATCATTGGCCGTAGCGGCTCGGGCAAGAGTTCGCTGGCCAAGCTCATCGTCGGCCTCTACGAGGCCGATGGCGGGTCGCTGCTGGTCGACGGCGTGGACATTCGCCAGATCGATGTCAGCGAACTGCGCCACAACATCGGCTACGTGCCGCAAGACATCCAGTTGCTGGCGGGCACCTTGCGTGACAACCTGGTCAGCGGCGCCCGTTACATCGAGGACGAGTTGATCCTGCAAGCCGCCGAACTGGCGGGTGTCCATGAGTTCGCCCGGCTGCACCCGGACGGCTACGAACTGCAAGTAGGTGAACGTGGCCAGAACCTGTCCGGTGGCCAGCGGCAGAACGTCGCCCTTGCCCGTGCCCTGCTGCTCAACCCGCAGATCCTTCTGCTGGACGAGCCGACCAGCGCCATGGACAACACCGGTGAAGAACGCCTCAAGCAACGCCTGCAAGCAGTGGTGGAAGGCAAGACCGTGCTGCTGGTCACGCACCGTGCCTCGCTGCTGTCGCTGGTAGACCGGCTGATCGTGATTGATCGCGGGCAGATTGTTGCCGACGGCCCCAAGGCCGCGGTCATGGATGCGTTGAAGAAGGGGCAGATCAGTGTTGCATAA
- a CDS encoding sigma-70 family RNA polymerase sigma factor has protein sequence MPSNDSLQTLYSDHHSWLHAWLRSRLGNAADAADLAQDTFVRLLQRREHLQLNTPRAFLRTVARGLVIDHWRREELHRAYLEALAHMPEAQAPSAETRELLLELLERIARMLDGLKPKVRRAFLLAQCEGLKHQAIAEQMGISVRTVERYIADALYHCYLLRYADECDQ, from the coding sequence ATGCCCAGCAACGATTCCTTGCAAACGCTCTACAGTGACCACCACAGCTGGTTGCATGCCTGGTTGCGCAGCAGGCTGGGTAACGCCGCCGATGCCGCGGACCTGGCCCAGGACACGTTCGTGCGCCTGCTACAGCGGCGTGAACACCTGCAACTCAACACGCCACGGGCCTTCCTGCGGACAGTCGCGCGTGGACTGGTGATCGATCACTGGCGACGCGAGGAACTGCACAGAGCCTATCTCGAGGCGCTTGCCCATATGCCGGAAGCACAAGCCCCTTCGGCCGAAACCCGGGAGCTGCTGCTGGAATTGCTGGAGCGCATCGCGCGCATGCTCGACGGCCTCAAGCCCAAGGTACGCCGTGCATTTCTGCTGGCCCAATGCGAGGGGCTCAAGCATCAGGCCATTGCCGAGCAGATGGGAATCTCGGTGCGTACCGTGGAGCGCTACATCGCCGATGCGCTCTACCATTGCTACCTGTTGCGCTACGCGGACGAGTGCGACCAATGA
- a CDS encoding transglutaminase-like cysteine peptidase, which yields MPLSFAAASRTIAAFDRPEQGFAVAISWMLKTVVQRIGLAVLLGSLLLGGLHADWDFSQISRKSQALYGPLGSGQGRIDAWQNLMATQKQGTELERLQVVNRFFNQQLRYVEDIDLWHEVDYWATPVQALIKGAGDCEDYAIAKYFSLRRMGIPSEKLRITYVKALRQNRAHMVLTYYSSPQAQPLVLDSLMDAIKPASQRTDLLPVYAFNGEGLWLTGAAGNKKVGDTKRLSRWQDLLKKMQAEGFPAEPVY from the coding sequence GTGCCATTGTCTTTTGCCGCTGCAAGCCGCACCATCGCTGCTTTCGACAGGCCTGAACAGGGCTTCGCAGTGGCGATATCCTGGATGCTCAAAACCGTTGTGCAACGTATCGGCCTTGCTGTGCTGCTGGGCAGTCTGCTGCTGGGCGGTCTGCACGCGGATTGGGACTTTTCCCAGATCAGCCGCAAGTCGCAGGCTCTGTATGGCCCGCTGGGGAGCGGGCAGGGCCGTATCGATGCCTGGCAGAACCTGATGGCTACCCAGAAGCAGGGTACGGAGCTCGAGCGGCTGCAGGTGGTCAACCGCTTCTTCAACCAGCAGCTGCGCTATGTCGAGGACATCGACCTGTGGCACGAGGTCGATTACTGGGCTACGCCGGTGCAGGCGCTGATCAAGGGCGCAGGGGACTGCGAGGACTACGCCATCGCCAAGTATTTCAGCCTGAGGCGCATGGGTATCCCCAGCGAGAAACTGCGTATCACCTACGTCAAGGCGTTGCGGCAGAACCGGGCGCATATGGTCCTGACCTATTATTCAAGCCCACAGGCACAGCCATTGGTGCTCGACAGCCTGATGGACGCCATCAAGCCGGCCAGCCAGCGTACCGACCTGCTGCCGGTTTACGCTTTCAATGGCGAGGGGCTGTGGCTGACGGGTGCCGCAGGTAACAAGAAGGTCGGCGATACCAAGCGGCTGTCACGCTGGCAGGATCTGCTGAAGAAAATGCAGGCCGAAGGGTTCCCGGCCGAGCCGGTTTACTGA